One part of the Haliaeetus albicilla chromosome 27, bHalAlb1.1, whole genome shotgun sequence genome encodes these proteins:
- the MYOZ3 gene encoding myozenin-3 isoform X1 produces the protein MTIMRPGPEDVPRLDLGKKVSVAQDLMIEELSLPNNRGSLLFQQRQRRMQRFIFEHPSGYREFPGPGASGSQRTEKGDLEGTANEWTAGEDAEGQQSYHSELHVAASPQGGPPEVPKKTEKVLQMSKVINPDALAPGYSGPLKEVPPEKFNVTAIPKGYRSPWQELLGDKDKAVHGENKPPVRPSLWDFRSFNRTPTPFDKALVSDLFFVPAMELDNLSVLEVISHRRNFNRVPQGWVRILPESDEL, from the exons ATGACCATCATGAGACCGGGCCCTGAAGATG TGCCCCGGCTGGACCTGGGCAAGAAGGTGAGCGTGGCACAGGACCTGATGATCGAGGAGCTCTCCCTGCCAAACAACCGTGGCTCCCTGCTCTTCCAGCAGCGCCAGAGGCGGATGCAGCGCTTCATCTTCGAGCATCCCAGTGGCTACAGGGAG TTCCCAGGGCCAGGGGCGAGTGGCTCACAGCGCACTGAGAAAGGTGACCTGGAGGGAACAGCAAATGAGTGGACG GCAGGGGAGGATGCCGAGGGCCAGCAGAGTTATCACTCCGAGCTCCACGTGGCAGCATCGCCCCAGGGCGGCCCCCCTGAAGTGCCcaagaagacagagaaagtCTTGCAGATGAGCAAAGTCATCAACCCCGATGCTCTGGCCCCGG GGTACTCTGGCCCCCTCAAAGAAGTCCCCCCGGAGAAGTTCAATGTCACTGCCATCCCCAAGGGCTACCGATCCCCGTGGCAGGAGCTCCTCGGTGACAAGGACAAGGCTGTGCATGGCGAAAACAAGCCGCCCGTGAGACCCTCTCTGTGGGACTTCAGGAGCTTCAACAG GACTCCCACCCCATTTGACAAAGCGCTGGTCAGCGACCTGTTCTTTGTGCCTGCCATGGAGCTGGATAACTTGAGTGTTCTGGAGGTGATTTCCCACAGACGCAACTTCAACAGAGTGCCGCAAGGTTGGGTGCGGATTCTACCAGAAAGCGATGAGCTGTAG
- the MYOZ3 gene encoding myozenin-3 isoform X2, producing the protein MTIMRPGPEDVPRLDLGKKVSVAQDLMIEELSLPNNRGSLLFQQRQRRMQRFIFEHPSGYREFPGPGASGSQRTEKGDLEGTANEWTAGEDAEGQQSYHSELHVAASPQGGPPEVPKKTEKVLQMSKVINPDALAPGYSGPLKEVPPEKFNVTAIPKGYRSPWQELLGDKDKAVHGENKPPVRPSLWDFRSFNRWMLI; encoded by the exons ATGACCATCATGAGACCGGGCCCTGAAGATG TGCCCCGGCTGGACCTGGGCAAGAAGGTGAGCGTGGCACAGGACCTGATGATCGAGGAGCTCTCCCTGCCAAACAACCGTGGCTCCCTGCTCTTCCAGCAGCGCCAGAGGCGGATGCAGCGCTTCATCTTCGAGCATCCCAGTGGCTACAGGGAG TTCCCAGGGCCAGGGGCGAGTGGCTCACAGCGCACTGAGAAAGGTGACCTGGAGGGAACAGCAAATGAGTGGACG GCAGGGGAGGATGCCGAGGGCCAGCAGAGTTATCACTCCGAGCTCCACGTGGCAGCATCGCCCCAGGGCGGCCCCCCTGAAGTGCCcaagaagacagagaaagtCTTGCAGATGAGCAAAGTCATCAACCCCGATGCTCTGGCCCCGG GGTACTCTGGCCCCCTCAAAGAAGTCCCCCCGGAGAAGTTCAATGTCACTGCCATCCCCAAGGGCTACCGATCCCCGTGGCAGGAGCTCCTCGGTGACAAGGACAAGGCTGTGCATGGCGAAAACAAGCCGCCCGTGAGACCCTCTCTGTGGGACTTCAGGAGCTTCAACAG ATGGATGCTAATTTAA